The Streptomyces sp. NBC_01439 genome contains the following window.
CGGCACCGCATCGAACACGCCGGCCTGATCCGGCCCGACCAACTGCCGCGCTTCGCCCGCCTCGGCGTGAGCGCGGTGGTCCAGCCGCACTTCCTGCGCTCCTTCGGCGACGACTACGCGGCCGTGCTCGGCCCGGACCGGGCTCCCTGGATGTACCGGGGTCGGGGCTTCCTGGACCACGGGGTCACCCTGGTGGGCAGCTCCGACCGCCCCGTCACCGACGGATCACCGCTGCGAGCCATTCAGTTCATGGTGGAACGGGCCTCCGCCTCGGGGGCCCTCATCGGCCCGGACGAGGGCATCACCGTGGACGAGGCCCTGCACGCCTACACCGTGGCGGGCGCCCACGCCTCCCACTGGGACGACAGCGCGGGCACCCTCGCCCCGGGTCGGCGCGCGGACCTGGCCGTACTGGGCGACGACCCGAGGCGGGTCGAGCCCTCGCGGATCGGAGCCATCGAGGTCGTCGCCACGTACGTCGACGGCCGGCCCGCCTGAAAGGGGTGCGCCGTCCCTCACCGTCGCCCGCGCAGGCGGTTCAGTAGCCGTCCGGCCTGCGCGCGCTTGCGGGGGTCGGCGGCGGCCCGCCGGACCGACGCGACCGCCCGCTGCCCCTGCGGGCCGCGCGCGAACTGCTTGATTCGGGTCAACAACGCCGACATGTCGCCTCCTCGGGGTTCTCACGACCTCGTGTACCCCGGGGCGGGACGGACATGTGCACGGCAAGCTGGCGGCTCAGGCGGGCTGCGGCGTGAGCCGCTTGAGGCCCTTGCGGTCGTAGTAGGCGGTCATGGCGAAACCGAACAGCAGGGCCAGCACCGTGCCGACCACGATCATGATCCAGGAGCGGGTGAGCCCCGCGTCGCCGCGGGCGTCGAAGTAGAGGATCGCGCGCACGCCGTCGCTGAGCTGACGCATCGGTTCGAAGTGGGAGAGGAAACGGTAGAAGCCGGGGACCGCTTGCAGCGGGACGGTCGCACCCGACGACGGCAGACCCAACACGATGAACACGAACATCGACACGAGCTGGCCGATCCCGCCGAACGCGGCGTTGATGGCCTGCACGCCCAGGCCGACGGCGAGGGCCGCACAGTAGGAGTAGATCCACAGGAGCGGCAGGTGGGACGCGTCCATCCCCAGGATGCCGACGCAGGCCAGCATCACCAGGGAAACGCTGATCAGCGTGATGCCCGCGGTCATCAGCATCTTGAGGAGCAGCGTCTGGGTCCGGTCGATCGGCACCGTCGGGCGGCGGGTGTGCCAGGGGCCGATCTCGTTGTCGGCGTAGCCGAGGGCGGTGTCGACGCCGTTGCTGATGACGTTGCCGCCCATGAACCCGGCCAGCACCAGCAGCAGGGTGTAGTAGAACGCCGTCAGACCGAGGCCGCTGTGCGCGCCGATCGGGTAGCCGACCCGTGTGACGACGCCGACCGGGTCGGCCAGCAGCAGCTTCGCGGTGGCGCTCGCCCGGCCGCCGGCCGCAGCCGTGAGCTGTTCGCCGACGGTGCCCGACGCGCGGTGGGCGGCTTGCGTCGTGATCTGACTCGCCAACGAGGACCCGAGGCTGCCCTTGCCGGGGTTGGTGAGCACCGTGATGGTCGGCCGCTTCGTGGCGCCGGACGTGGGGAGCGCAGTGACGGACTCCGTGAAGCCGGCCGGGACCACCAGCGCGCCGTAGACCTGGCCGGAGTCGAGCTGGTCCTGGGCCTGGGCGAGGCTCAGTTCCCGCCAGTCCGCCTTGCGGCCCGCGGGGTCCGAGGCGATGGCGGCGGTGATCTGGGTGCCCAGGTTCTGCCGCTGCCCCGGCGGCGGCTGGCCCGTGTCCTCGTTGACCAGGGCGATGGGCAGGTCGCGCAGTTCCGCGTTGGGATTGACGATGCCGCCCATGTAGAGCAGCGACAGCAGCAGGGCGAGCAGTCCCGTCAGGATCGTGGGGACCAACCACAGCTGGGGGCGGCGCACCAGGGCCGCAGCAGTGGCTTCGGGGGCGACGGTCGGGGACATCGGTCTCCGTAGCTTCCCGGCGGGCCGGGATCGAGGGGCGGTGGCAGTATCGGGGCCGCACGGCATCCCCAGGATGGTCTCCGCACCCGGGAAGGCCGCCGTACCCCTCGCGCTCCGGCGGCGAACCCGCGTACGGGACCACCGGAACGGCCCACCCGGGGTTCGGTTACCGGGTCCGGCGGAAGCCGGCGTCCGCGTGTGCCAGCACGGGGACGGCGCCCGGGGGTGTGTAGCGTCGGGATCATGAAACCTGTGACCGGTACGACCACCACCGACCAGGCGCCGGCCGATCCGGCCGCCACCGACGACGTGCTGGCCACCCAGCCCATCGGCTACTGGAGCGGCCTGGTCCACACGGCGGTCACCCGCCAGTTGCGGGACGCCATGGCCAGGATCGACGTGACCCAGCCGCAGTACTGGGTGCTCAACCGGGTGAACAGCGGACTTCCCGCGCCCAGCCGCGAGGAAGTGGTCGCCCAGTTGACCCCTCTCGCGGAAGGACCGCACGAGATCGCCCGCGTCGTGGACCAGCTGCTCCACCGCGGCTGGCTCGCGACCGACGACAGACGGCTCCTGCACCTCACCGAGGCCGGGGAGGGCGCCCGGGCGCGACTGCGGCAGCTGGTGACCGAGCAGCGCGCCGTGGTGCACCAGGGCATCGGGGACGAGGAGTACGTGGCCGCCCTCAAGGTGCTGCGCAGGATGGTCGCCAACGTCGAGGCGGCCGGGACGGGGGCCGCTTGACGGCCCCGAACGCCCCCGCCGGCCGGGCCCGTGCGGGGTTCAGCTGGTGCAGGTGATCGAGAAGGGGACCGGGTCGGAGGTGAAGGGGGCGGGGCTCTGGAGTTCCACGGCCATGCCGGTCGTGAGGGTGCCGGTCCTCGCGTAGGTCGTCAGGCTCACGGTGTCGCGTCCCGTCGGGTTGGCCTTGTCCCCGATCGACAGGGTGCGCCAGTGCGGATCCACCACCGAGCCGTCGCCGGACACCCAGCGGTAGGAGATCAGCGTCGGCTCGGACGCGGTGAAGGTCGCGGTGAACGACGGGGCCCGGCCATCGGGGATCGGGCACCTGCCGGTGTAGGCCGTGTTCGCGCCCGCCACCGACACGCGTACGCCCGGACCGGACGCGGTGTTCCAGCCGTTGACGGTGAGCGCGTAGGCGATCCCGCCGCCGATCAGCACGCAGGCGGCCGTGCCGGCCGTGACGAAGGCCGCCGTACGTCGCTTGCGGCGCGGGGCGGCGACCGCCGAGCCCTCGGCGGTCGCCCCGGCCGCGGCGGCTTCCGCCAGGGTCGGCAGGACGCGGGACGCGGCCGGGGTGGCGTCCGGATCGTGTGCGATGCCCCGTAGGGCTTCGAAGGCTTCGGCGGCAGGGGTCCGCTCGGCGGGCTCCTTGCGGAGCAGCCCGGCGATCACCGGGGTGAGCGGGCCGGCGCGCGTCGGTACCGGCGGTTCTTCCTCCACGACGGACCGCAGGGTGTTCAGCGCGCTGTCCTGCCGGAACGGGGAGATCCCCTCGACGGCTGCGTACAGCATCACACCGAGGGACCACAGGTCCGACTCGGGGCCCGAGGAGCGGCCCAGTGCGCGCTCCGGCGGCAGGTACTCGGGGGAGCCGACCACCTCGCCGGTCATCGTGAGATGGGTGCTGCCCTCGACCATCGCGATGCCGAAGTCGCTGAGCACCACCCGTCCGTCGTCGGCGATCAGTACGTTCGCCGGCTTGACGTCCCGGTGCTCCACCCCGACGGCATGGGCGGCACGCAGCGCGCCCAAGACCTCCGCGCCGATGTGCGCGGCGTACCGGGGGGAGAGCGCCCCCTCCTCCCGCAGCAGATCGGCCAGTGACTGCCCGCGGACCAGCTCCATCACGATCCACGGTCGGCCGTCCTCCATGACCACGTCGTGGACCGTGACCACGTTGCGGTCGGGTATCCGGGCCGCCGCCCACGCCTCCCGCTGCAGGCGGCCGTACATGCGGGCGATGTCATCGCCCCCCAGGCCCGCCGGGGCCCGCACCTCCTTGACGGCGACCTCCCGGTGCAGGGTTTCGTCCAGGGCCCGCCACACGGTGCCCATGCCGCCTTCGCCCAGCCTGGACAACAGCCGGTAGCGGCCCGCGATCAGCGGTTCCCCGCCCACCGGACCCGCTGCCGGGGTGGTGGCCGCGAGCGCGGCCTCCGTCACGGTCTCGGTTTCCTCGTTGTACATGGGGTGGTTCTCCTCTTATCGCCGGCCGACGCGAGCATCACGTACGGACCGGGCCCCCGGTTCATCAGGACTCAAAAGATTCCAAGAATTGGTTGAACCGAACACGTTCTCGACGGCGTGTTCCTGTCGTACGAGTCGTCAGCAGTGTCGTTCACAAGGGGTGTGCAGTGCCATCGGTCATCGTCGGGCGCACGGGTCCGTTCACCGGACAGAGCGTGGTTCTGGGCAGCGAGCCCCTCAGTTTCGGGCGCAAGAGCGACAACGGCGTCGTGATCGTGAGTCCCAGCGCCTCCCGGCTGCACGCCGAGATCCTCACGGAGGAACCGGGGTTCGTCCTCTACGACCGGGACAGTCGCAACGGTACGTTCGTCAACGATCAGCGGGTCACCCGGCACGTGCTGCGCCCGAACGACTGCATCCGGATCGGTGACGAAACGTTCCTCTATGAGGCGCAGGACGCCATGGAGACGGTCATGGACCTCTCCCTCCTGGACGTCCCCCGGGTCAGTGCCGCGGACCCCGGCACGCTTCGGGTCACCATCACCGGCGGCGGCCCGGTGGGCCTCGCCTTCGCCCTTGCGCTCGACGAGATGCTGCCCGGCAGGACCGCCATCACCGTCTACGACGGGCGCTGGACGAGAAGGGGCTCCGCGGTCGTCTGGAAGGACGAGACCCAG
Protein-coding sequences here:
- a CDS encoding YhgE/Pip domain-containing protein, producing MSPTVAPEATAAALVRRPQLWLVPTILTGLLALLLSLLYMGGIVNPNAELRDLPIALVNEDTGQPPPGQRQNLGTQITAAIASDPAGRKADWRELSLAQAQDQLDSGQVYGALVVPAGFTESVTALPTSGATKRPTITVLTNPGKGSLGSSLASQITTQAAHRASGTVGEQLTAAAGGRASATAKLLLADPVGVVTRVGYPIGAHSGLGLTAFYYTLLLVLAGFMGGNVISNGVDTALGYADNEIGPWHTRRPTVPIDRTQTLLLKMLMTAGITLISVSLVMLACVGILGMDASHLPLLWIYSYCAALAVGLGVQAINAAFGGIGQLVSMFVFIVLGLPSSGATVPLQAVPGFYRFLSHFEPMRQLSDGVRAILYFDARGDAGLTRSWIMIVVGTVLALLFGFAMTAYYDRKGLKRLTPQPA
- a CDS encoding serine/threonine-protein kinase, whose product is MYNEETETVTEAALAATTPAAGPVGGEPLIAGRYRLLSRLGEGGMGTVWRALDETLHREVAVKEVRAPAGLGGDDIARMYGRLQREAWAAARIPDRNVVTVHDVVMEDGRPWIVMELVRGQSLADLLREEGALSPRYAAHIGAEVLGALRAAHAVGVEHRDVKPANVLIADDGRVVLSDFGIAMVEGSTHLTMTGEVVGSPEYLPPERALGRSSGPESDLWSLGVMLYAAVEGISPFRQDSALNTLRSVVEEEPPVPTRAGPLTPVIAGLLRKEPAERTPAAEAFEALRGIAHDPDATPAASRVLPTLAEAAAAGATAEGSAVAAPRRKRRTAAFVTAGTAACVLIGGGIAYALTVNGWNTASGPGVRVSVAGANTAYTGRCPIPDGRAPSFTATFTASEPTLISYRWVSGDGSVVDPHWRTLSIGDKANPTGRDTVSLTTYARTGTLTTGMAVELQSPAPFTSDPVPFSITCTS
- a CDS encoding MarR family winged helix-turn-helix transcriptional regulator, with the protein product MKPVTGTTTTDQAPADPAATDDVLATQPIGYWSGLVHTAVTRQLRDAMARIDVTQPQYWVLNRVNSGLPAPSREEVVAQLTPLAEGPHEIARVVDQLLHRGWLATDDRRLLHLTEAGEGARARLRQLVTEQRAVVHQGIGDEEYVAALKVLRRMVANVEAAGTGAA